In one Sphingomonas sp. AP4-R1 genomic region, the following are encoded:
- a CDS encoding nuclear transport factor 2 family protein, translated as MKNEDTTTPSAVVNALYDGFERADATAIMELLADELDWRESDNFMLADRNPYRTPQAVADGVFGRLAGQFRDYEAAPTEIFPVGEVVIAIGRSKGVVAATGKTFDAQYAHVWRVREGKIVGFRQIIDTLEIFRAQQAG; from the coding sequence ATGAAAAACGAGGACACAACTACTCCCAGCGCCGTCGTCAATGCCCTGTATGACGGATTTGAGCGGGCCGACGCTACGGCGATCATGGAACTGCTCGCTGATGAACTCGACTGGCGCGAGTCCGATAATTTTATGCTGGCGGATCGCAATCCGTACCGCACGCCGCAGGCAGTTGCCGACGGTGTATTCGGTCGGCTCGCGGGGCAGTTTCGCGACTACGAGGCCGCCCCCACCGAGATCTTTCCGGTTGGCGAGGTCGTGATCGCAATCGGTCGCTCGAAGGGTGTGGTCGCCGCGACAGGAAAGACGTTCGACGCGCAATACGCCCATGTCTGGCGGGTGCGCGAAGGCAAGATCGTGGGCTTTCGGCAAATCATCGATACGCTGGAGATCTTTCGCGCGCAGCAGGCCGGATGA
- a CDS encoding alpha/beta fold hydrolase, translating into MAETTVKYAETSDLRIAYVDRGPRNGTPVILSHGFPYDIHAYDEVTPILVEAGLRVIVPYARGFGPTRFLSNDAKRTGQQAARGLDIIQFADALGLQRPILGGFDWGGNASCVAAALWPERVSGLVSYAGYDIIDVAAQRRPAEPALERVCWYQHLFQSARGRDCLDRARDDLCRMLWQEWSPGGAFDERIFARSAAAFANPDFVNVVIHCYRWMSGLEPGDPSLAPLEDRLAQRPRIAVPAVTLDGARDPLKPGGTADHAAMFIGRHEHQLFDTGHNLPQERPDAFAGAVLNVCAWSQ; encoded by the coding sequence ATGGCTGAGACCACGGTTAAGTATGCCGAGACGTCCGACCTTCGCATCGCCTACGTCGATCGAGGGCCGAGAAATGGCACGCCGGTGATCCTCTCGCACGGCTTCCCTTACGACATCCATGCCTATGACGAGGTGACGCCGATCCTCGTGGAGGCGGGTTTGAGAGTAATCGTGCCCTATGCCCGAGGGTTCGGCCCGACACGCTTCCTGTCGAACGACGCCAAGCGGACCGGCCAGCAGGCGGCTCGCGGCTTGGACATCATTCAGTTCGCTGATGCTTTGGGATTGCAGCGGCCCATACTCGGCGGGTTCGACTGGGGTGGGAATGCGTCCTGCGTCGCGGCGGCACTTTGGCCTGAACGTGTCAGCGGCCTCGTGTCTTACGCAGGCTACGATATCATCGACGTGGCGGCGCAGCGAAGACCTGCCGAACCGGCGTTGGAACGGGTGTGCTGGTATCAGCATCTGTTCCAGAGCGCGCGCGGTCGCGATTGCCTGGACCGGGCCCGTGATGACCTCTGCCGCATGCTATGGCAGGAATGGTCGCCCGGTGGGGCGTTCGACGAACGCATATTTGCACGCTCGGCGGCCGCCTTCGCGAACCCTGACTTCGTCAACGTCGTGATCCATTGCTATCGTTGGATGTCCGGGTTGGAGCCAGGCGATCCTTCTCTTGCGCCGCTCGAAGATCGTCTGGCGCAGCGGCCCAGGATCGCGGTGCCAGCGGTGACGCTGGATGGAGCGCGAGACCCGCTCAAGCCGGGCGGGACCGCAGACCATGCCGCCATGTTCATCGGCCGGCACGAGCATCAGCTGTTCGATACCGGCCACAATCTGCCGCAGGAGCGTCCAGACGCATTCGCCGGAGCCGTGCTGAATGTCTGCGCATGGTCGCAATAA
- a CDS encoding helix-turn-helix domain-containing protein, which yields MRSQHFPPSKSFSCGLDATLRVLAGKWKPLILYGLYQRGAVRYGELKRAVQGVSEKVLIQQLKELQSDGIVSREDFKEIPPRVEYALSPRGQTLAQALIPLCDWGNENMEEVARVLAERTGWHKNDLG from the coding sequence ATGAGGTCTCAGCATTTTCCGCCCAGCAAGAGCTTTTCCTGCGGACTGGATGCCACGCTCCGTGTGCTGGCGGGTAAATGGAAGCCGCTTATCCTCTACGGTCTGTATCAGCGTGGAGCTGTCCGCTACGGTGAACTCAAACGAGCGGTCCAAGGCGTCAGCGAAAAGGTCCTTATCCAGCAGCTCAAGGAGTTGCAGAGTGATGGGATCGTATCACGCGAAGACTTCAAGGAAATACCTCCACGCGTCGAATATGCATTGTCGCCAAGAGGGCAAACCCTTGCACAAGCACTTATACCGTTATGTGACTGGGGGAACGAAAACATGGAAGAGGTCGCGCGGGTTTTAGCCGAGCGGACCGGCTGGCACAAAAATGACTTAGGGTAG
- a CDS encoding SDR family NAD(P)-dependent oxidoreductase: protein MSDKLVALVTGANKGIGHQIGKDLAAKGYKVLVGSRDLAAGEEAASAIGGDAEAIQIDVADRASIAAAAASIADRIGRLDVLVNNAGIAQAGPSDRRREDVLPKTRISAVDLDELRRVFDTNAFGTLSVTQAMLPLLRAAPAGRIVNISSGNASLTWNAHPSSPHRAYVGAYTVSKVALNAMTQALAFDLKDTAIKVNAVCPGFTATAINGFAGTGTVEEAAREPVRLATLGPDGPSGGFTNSDGTIPW from the coding sequence ATGTCGGACAAGCTAGTTGCGCTCGTCACCGGTGCGAACAAGGGTATCGGACACCAGATCGGAAAGGATCTGGCGGCCAAGGGTTACAAGGTGCTGGTCGGGTCCCGAGACTTGGCAGCGGGGGAAGAAGCCGCCAGCGCTATTGGCGGCGATGCCGAGGCAATTCAGATCGATGTCGCCGATCGGGCATCGATCGCAGCGGCGGCGGCTTCGATTGCTGATCGGATCGGACGGCTCGACGTCCTGGTGAACAATGCAGGCATCGCTCAAGCAGGACCGTCCGATCGTCGGCGAGAAGATGTATTGCCCAAAACACGTATCTCGGCGGTCGACCTTGATGAGCTGCGCCGGGTGTTCGACACGAACGCGTTCGGAACTCTCTCTGTAACGCAAGCTATGCTGCCGCTTCTTCGTGCGGCACCCGCCGGCAGGATCGTCAACATCTCGTCGGGCAACGCGTCGCTTACCTGGAATGCTCACCCGTCAAGTCCGCACCGGGCTTATGTCGGTGCCTACACCGTCTCGAAGGTTGCCTTAAATGCCATGACCCAGGCGCTCGCGTTCGATTTGAAGGATACGGCCATCAAGGTGAACGCTGTTTGCCCAGGATTCACTGCAACCGCGATAAACGGGTTTGCCGGGACCGGGACCGTCGAAGAGGCAGCACGAGAACCGGTGCGACTTGCCACGCTAGGCCCTGATGGCCCGTCCGGCGGGTTCACGAATTCCGACGGCACCATCCCTTGGTAA
- a CDS encoding winged helix-turn-helix domain-containing protein: MTAQGFNRMRRDGDVTPSQLKSALLRLGVLQIDSVNVLVRAHYMPHFSRLGKYDSRYLDALIGRQPQRFFEYWGHEASILPIELQPLLRWRMARARRGVGIWKQLERFAGESRPEADAMLRRIREEGPLSASSVSGSRAAKGMWVWSEAKHALEWLFWAGLVAAVGRRGNFERLYDLPERVLPKDVLDAPTPSGVDARRSLLSRAAKALGVATADDLRDYYRIPASDVREPLKQLVEDGTVIPVRVRGWRQQAYLQADASAGRRLEGAALLSPFDPLIFHRPRTERLFGFRYRLEIYTPAHKREHGYYVLPFLMDGAIVARVDLKADRKALSLIVQRLHVQAGAPTNWVERLLCELRLTASWLGMSRLMIAPEAAAGALLAILPGGREELDVVEPASSLFILKGGT, from the coding sequence TTGACCGCACAGGGCTTCAACAGGATGCGTCGGGATGGCGATGTCACACCCTCCCAGCTGAAGAGCGCGCTCCTACGACTTGGGGTCCTCCAGATCGACAGCGTCAACGTCCTTGTGCGGGCGCATTACATGCCCCACTTTTCGCGGCTCGGGAAATATGACTCCCGTTATCTCGATGCCTTGATAGGCCGGCAGCCACAGCGTTTCTTTGAATATTGGGGCCACGAGGCCTCGATACTCCCGATCGAGCTGCAGCCGCTGCTTCGCTGGCGCATGGCCCGGGCACGTCGCGGCGTGGGAATCTGGAAGCAGCTTGAGCGATTTGCGGGCGAGAGCCGCCCGGAAGCGGATGCGATGCTGAGGCGCATCAGGGAGGAAGGTCCTTTATCGGCCTCCAGCGTCTCGGGCAGCAGAGCTGCGAAGGGCATGTGGGTTTGGAGCGAGGCGAAGCATGCGCTCGAATGGTTGTTCTGGGCAGGTCTCGTCGCGGCGGTGGGCCGGCGCGGCAACTTCGAGCGCCTATACGATCTGCCTGAGCGGGTTCTGCCGAAAGACGTCCTCGATGCCCCTACACCAAGCGGGGTCGATGCGCGGCGCTCGCTTCTGTCGCGGGCGGCTAAAGCGCTCGGAGTTGCGACGGCGGATGACCTGCGCGACTATTACCGGATCCCCGCCTCGGACGTACGAGAGCCGCTCAAGCAGCTGGTCGAGGACGGGACCGTCATTCCCGTGCGCGTGCGGGGATGGCGTCAGCAGGCGTATCTTCAAGCGGATGCCAGCGCCGGCCGCAGGCTCGAAGGGGCAGCGCTGCTCTCCCCGTTCGATCCGCTCATCTTCCACCGGCCTCGGACGGAGCGGCTGTTCGGTTTCCGCTATCGTCTCGAAATCTACACGCCGGCGCACAAGAGAGAGCATGGCTATTATGTGCTTCCCTTCTTGATGGACGGCGCGATCGTTGCTCGCGTCGACCTCAAGGCCGATCGCAAGGCGCTGTCGTTGATCGTTCAGCGTCTGCACGTGCAAGCCGGGGCGCCGACAAACTGGGTGGAAAGGCTGCTCTGCGAACTGCGCCTCACGGCTTCATGGCTTGGCATGTCCCGCCTCATGATCGCGCCGGAAGCTGCGGCCGGCGCGTTGCTGGCCATTCTGCCCGGCGGTCGAGAGGAACTCGACGTCGTCGAGCCAGCATCTTCCTTATTCATTCTTAAGGGGGGGACGTAA
- a CDS encoding epoxide hydrolase family protein: MASPYKISISDCRLSIIMAKVEAYDWSLLPDAGGWTAGVGIEDLKRLVAYWSDRFDWRAVERRLNELPHFIYDVEGERLHFLHVAGNGAKPPVLLLHGWPGSFIEFERLMAPLAADGHDVVVPSLPGFGFSSPITRPIGPRRAADLMQELMGQLFGDARYVVQGGDWGHGIAAWMANDYPNALLGIHLNMVDLLAKDIQPSTEEEKAFIAERAVIRDWETGYNHQQETRPQTLGVAMADSPVGAAAWILEKFGKWADLPSRADGSPDLWSKFSEEQLLTNIMLYLAPASFVTSTWMYHGKRLEGSQEFPAGTRIHAPTGVAAFPDPVFVPPPRSYVEKTYNIVHWTDMPRGGHFAALEEPDLMLADLRAFIAKVSGEAS; this comes from the coding sequence ATGGCGTCACCCTATAAGATCAGCATCTCCGACTGCCGGCTATCGATCATCATGGCCAAGGTCGAGGCATATGACTGGAGCCTGCTTCCCGATGCGGGAGGATGGACGGCGGGCGTCGGGATCGAGGACCTGAAGCGCCTCGTCGCTTACTGGAGCGACCGTTTCGACTGGCGCGCCGTCGAGCGCCGCCTGAATGAATTGCCGCACTTCATTTACGATGTGGAAGGCGAGCGACTTCACTTCCTGCACGTTGCCGGCAACGGCGCCAAGCCGCCCGTCCTTCTGCTGCACGGTTGGCCAGGTTCGTTCATCGAGTTCGAAAGACTGATGGCCCCGCTGGCAGCCGACGGACATGACGTCGTCGTACCGTCACTTCCCGGGTTCGGCTTTTCCAGCCCCATAACGCGGCCGATCGGTCCCCGGCGTGCCGCCGACCTGATGCAGGAGCTGATGGGCCAACTCTTTGGAGACGCTCGTTACGTCGTTCAGGGCGGCGACTGGGGACATGGGATAGCGGCGTGGATGGCGAACGACTATCCGAACGCGCTGCTCGGCATTCATCTCAACATGGTCGACCTTCTCGCCAAGGATATTCAACCCAGCACCGAGGAGGAGAAGGCGTTCATCGCCGAGCGGGCCGTGATCCGCGACTGGGAGACTGGTTATAATCACCAACAGGAAACGCGCCCTCAGACGTTGGGCGTGGCGATGGCCGATAGCCCGGTCGGAGCTGCCGCATGGATCCTCGAGAAGTTCGGCAAGTGGGCCGATCTCCCTTCGCGTGCCGATGGCAGCCCCGATCTCTGGAGCAAGTTCAGCGAGGAGCAGCTTCTCACGAACATCATGCTCTACCTTGCGCCGGCCTCATTCGTGACCTCGACCTGGATGTATCACGGCAAAAGGCTCGAGGGCTCACAGGAATTCCCTGCCGGTACACGTATTCACGCGCCGACCGGCGTTGCCGCCTTTCCCGATCCGGTGTTCGTCCCGCCGCCCCGCTCTTACGTCGAGAAAACGTACAACATCGTGCATTGGACGGACATGCCCAGGGGTGGTCACTTCGCGGCGCTTGAAGAGCCAGACCTGATGCTGGCCGACCTGCGGGCTTTTATCGCGAAGGTGTCTGGAGAGGCGTCCTGA